From a single Fusobacterium pseudoperiodonticum genomic region:
- a CDS encoding flavin reductase family protein produces MTKKKIDVLDYSSKILKALSKGVLLTVKDDEKVNTMVISWGALGIEWNKVLFTTYIRENRYTKAILDKALNFTINIPLEKMDTKVFGIAGTKSGRNIDKIKEANLTLVDSEIVSSPAIKELPITLECKVLYKQKQVLENLPEDIVKKDYPQDVDGTFVGANRDPHTAYYAEIVAAYIIEE; encoded by the coding sequence ATGACTAAAAAGAAGATTGATGTTTTAGATTATTCATCTAAAATTTTAAAGGCATTATCAAAGGGAGTGCTTTTAACTGTAAAAGATGATGAAAAAGTAAATACTATGGTTATCAGCTGGGGAGCTTTAGGAATTGAGTGGAATAAAGTACTTTTTACTACTTACATTAGAGAAAATAGATATACAAAAGCTATTTTAGACAAAGCACTAAATTTTACTATAAATATTCCACTTGAAAAAATGGATACAAAAGTTTTTGGTATAGCTGGAACAAAAAGTGGGAGAAATATAGATAAAATAAAAGAAGCTAATCTAACTCTTGTTGATTCAGAGATAGTATCATCTCCAGCTATAAAAGAGTTACCTATTACTTTAGAGTGTAAAGTTCTATATAAACAAAAACAAGTTTTAGAAAATTTACCTGAAGATATAGTAAAAAAAGATTATCCACAAGATGTAGATGGAACTTTTGTTGGAGCAAATAGAGATCCTCATACAGCTTATTATGCTGAAATAGTTGCAGCATACATAATTGAAGAATAA
- a CDS encoding type III pantothenate kinase, protein MIIGIDIGNTHIVTGIYDDKGELISTFRLATNDKMTEDEYFSYFNNITKFNNISIEKVDAILVSSVVPNIIITFQFFARKYFKVEAIIVDLEKKIPFTFAKGINYTGFGADRIIDITEAMQKYPDKNLVIFDFGTATTYDVLKKGVYIGGGILPGIDMSINALYGNTAKLPRVKFTTPSSVLGTDTMKQIQAAIFFGYAGQIKHIIKKINEELGEEIFVLATGGLGRILSAEIDEIDEYDANLSLKGLYTLYMLNK, encoded by the coding sequence ATGATTATTGGTATTGATATAGGTAACACACATATAGTTACAGGAATTTATGATGATAAAGGTGAATTAATTTCAACTTTTAGACTAGCTACAAATGATAAGATGACAGAAGATGAATATTTCTCATATTTCAATAATATTACAAAATTTAATAATATTTCTATTGAAAAGGTTGATGCAATTCTAGTTTCATCTGTTGTTCCAAATATAATAATAACTTTCCAATTTTTTGCAAGAAAATATTTCAAAGTTGAAGCAATAATAGTTGATTTAGAAAAGAAAATTCCTTTTACTTTTGCAAAGGGAATAAATTACACTGGTTTTGGTGCTGATAGAATAATAGATATCACAGAAGCTATGCAAAAATATCCTGACAAAAATTTAGTTATTTTTGACTTTGGTACTGCAACAACTTATGATGTATTGAAAAAAGGAGTTTATATTGGTGGAGGAATACTTCCTGGTATAGATATGTCTATCAATGCTCTATATGGAAATACAGCTAAATTACCTAGAGTAAAATTTACTACTCCTAGTAGTGTTTTAGGTACTGATACTATGAAACAAATACAAGCTGCAATATTCTTTGGTTATGCAGGACAAATAAAACATATCATTAAGAAAATTAATGAAGAATTGGGAGAAGAAATTTTTGTTTTAGCAACTGGTGGTTTGGGAAGAATTTTATCAGCTGAAATTGATGAAATTGATGAATATGATGCTAACTTAAGTCTAAAAGGATTGTACACACTATATATGTTAAATAAATAA
- a CDS encoding HIRAN domain-containing protein translates to MENLKVHKYEPSRHIVDFHVAGFAYYDGLDVINELSLGQAVTLVVETDNPYDNEAVAIYYKDKKLGYVPKEKNSFLSTLLYYGYGDILEARIQYANVENHPERQFRVVVKIKDNRK, encoded by the coding sequence ATGGAGAATTTAAAAGTTCACAAGTATGAACCATCAAGACATATAGTCGATTTTCATGTTGCTGGTTTTGCTTATTATGATGGTTTAGATGTTATAAATGAACTATCTCTTGGACAAGCTGTTACTCTAGTAGTAGAAACAGATAATCCTTATGACAATGAAGCTGTTGCTATCTATTATAAGGATAAAAAACTTGGTTATGTTCCTAAAGAAAAAAATTCTTTTTTAAGTACATTACTTTATTACGGATATGGAGATATATTAGAAGCAAGAATTCAATATGCAAATGTAGAAAACCATCCTGAAAGACAATTTAGAGTAGTTGTAAAAATAAAGGATAATAGAAAATAA
- the pglX gene encoding BREX-1 system adenine-specific DNA-methyltransferase PglX, whose product MNKTSLKLFAIEARNELMEKMRTRLDILGITKNGIEKAKVVGREVEINGSLYPKGSYNSLVRKYKQVGYEELVEESAYTWFNRLTALAFMEANEYIDEKMIFNNGLKNEPGIIDNYYDFEFFKNLDSELQKELHDLRDENTANSIEKLYSILVEEKCEELSAIMPFMFKKKGTYSDILFPTGLLLENSLLVRIREEIGKEAPIELIGWLYQFYNSEKKDEIFAKKERISKENVPAVTQLFTPDWIVKYMVENSLGKLALESTGINENLKDNWKYYIESELDKNSEKIKIEDVKILDPAMGSGHILVYAFDLLFEMYENLGWSTKDTVLSILKNNLYGLEIDERAGQLASFALMMKAREKFSRLFSVLKREETFKLNTLIIEESNSLSERVKNRIKANNLNNLNKIIEDFEDAKEYGSILKLETIDKELLEREFNILKESFNNNEQGTLIFNEDELDINIEEDLELIESLIRQHITLVNQYETVVTNPPYMGGKGFSPKLKTYVEENYKDTKSDLFAVFIERCNEFTKKNCYTSMITMQSWMFLSSFENLRKNIIEKTEIKSLNHLGTRAFSEIGGEVVSTVAWVSQKKNPKNDGTYLRLVDYNNADLKEEEFFNKANYFQAKQKDFEKIPGSPIAYWVSDKVREIFEKNKKLGEVGEAKQGLATADNNRFLRLWNEVSFSKIGYNISNSQEALESKKKWFPFNKGGEFRKWYGNQEYLVNWENDGYEIKNFYDEKGKLRSRPQNTEYYFKESISWGLITSAGSSFRYFPKGFIYDVAGMSYFLEKNQFNYLGILNTKIYTDLTKIINPTINLQVGDVLALPATEIKNEKFNKLVQQNINISKKEWDSRETSWDFERLSLIDGKDLRTAFENYCSHWRDNFVQLHKNEEELNRLFIEIYELQDEMDEKVSFDDITILKKEAKIVEIDNSKAREFSSESEKYLYDRGVSLEFNKDELVKQFLSYAIGCIMGRYSTNKPGLIMANSDDVLELSSNKFLVKDANGDIRQEVETKFLSDEFGILPITAEKDFSNDIVERVKEFVKFVYGEESLKDNLNFIAEALGNKDNKNPEEIIRTYFIKDFYADHLQRYQKRPIYWLTNSGKKNALSCLFYIHRYEPLTVARVRADYLIPYQEMLENKRKFIERQLYDEDISAKEKKNVEKELKDLDILLKELRDYANEVKHIAEQKIPLDLDDGVNVNYEKLEAILKKR is encoded by the coding sequence ATGAATAAGACTAGTTTAAAACTTTTTGCAATAGAAGCCAGAAATGAATTAATGGAAAAAATGAGAACAAGGCTTGATATTCTTGGAATAACTAAAAATGGAATAGAAAAAGCTAAAGTTGTAGGAAGAGAAGTAGAAATAAATGGAAGTCTTTACCCTAAGGGAAGCTACAATAGTTTAGTAAGAAAATATAAACAAGTAGGCTATGAAGAACTTGTAGAAGAAAGCGCATATACTTGGTTTAATAGACTTACTGCTCTAGCATTTATGGAAGCAAATGAATATATAGATGAAAAAATGATATTCAATAATGGTCTTAAAAATGAACCTGGAATAATTGATAACTATTATGACTTTGAATTCTTTAAGAATTTAGATAGTGAATTACAAAAAGAATTACATGATTTAAGAGATGAAAATACAGCAAATTCAATAGAAAAACTGTATTCTATTTTAGTTGAAGAGAAATGTGAAGAATTATCAGCTATTATGCCATTTATGTTTAAGAAAAAAGGGACTTATTCAGATATTCTATTTCCAACAGGTCTATTATTAGAAAACTCTCTATTAGTAAGAATCAGAGAAGAAATAGGGAAAGAAGCTCCAATAGAATTAATAGGTTGGCTTTATCAATTCTATAACTCAGAAAAGAAAGATGAAATTTTTGCAAAAAAAGAAAGAATATCAAAAGAGAATGTTCCAGCAGTAACACAGTTATTTACTCCAGATTGGATAGTAAAATATATGGTAGAAAACTCATTAGGAAAACTTGCTCTAGAGTCAACTGGAATAAATGAAAACTTAAAAGATAACTGGAAATACTATATAGAATCTGAATTAGATAAAAACTCAGAGAAAATAAAGATAGAAGATGTAAAAATATTAGATCCAGCAATGGGGAGTGGACATATCTTAGTTTATGCTTTTGACTTACTATTTGAAATGTATGAAAATCTTGGTTGGAGTACAAAAGATACAGTATTATCAATATTGAAAAATAATCTATATGGTTTAGAAATAGATGAAAGAGCAGGACAATTAGCTTCATTTGCACTTATGATGAAAGCAAGAGAAAAATTCTCAAGACTATTCTCAGTATTGAAAAGAGAAGAAACTTTTAAATTGAATACCTTAATAATTGAGGAAAGTAATAGTTTATCTGAAAGAGTTAAAAATAGAATAAAAGCCAATAACCTAAATAATCTTAACAAGATAATAGAAGATTTTGAAGATGCAAAAGAATATGGAAGTATCTTAAAATTAGAAACTATAGATAAAGAATTATTGGAAAGAGAATTTAATATATTAAAAGAAAGTTTTAATAATAACGAACAAGGAACATTGATATTTAATGAAGATGAATTAGATATCAATATAGAAGAGGATTTAGAACTTATTGAAAGTCTAATAAGACAACATATAACTTTGGTAAATCAATATGAAACAGTTGTAACTAATCCTCCATATATGGGTGGAAAAGGATTTAGCCCAAAACTTAAAACTTATGTTGAAGAGAATTATAAGGATACTAAAAGTGATTTATTTGCAGTATTTATTGAAAGATGTAATGAATTTACAAAGAAAAATTGCTACACTTCTATGATAACTATGCAATCATGGATGTTCTTATCATCTTTTGAAAATTTAAGAAAGAATATTATAGAAAAAACTGAAATTAAAAGTTTAAATCATTTAGGGACAAGAGCTTTTTCAGAAATAGGTGGAGAAGTTGTATCAACAGTTGCTTGGGTAAGCCAAAAGAAAAATCCAAAGAATGATGGAACATATCTAAGATTAGTTGATTACAATAATGCTGACTTAAAAGAAGAAGAATTTTTTAATAAAGCTAATTATTTTCAAGCTAAACAAAAAGATTTTGAAAAAATACCAGGAAGTCCAATAGCTTATTGGGTAAGTGACAAAGTTAGAGAAATATTTGAAAAAAATAAAAAATTAGGAGAAGTGGGAGAGGCAAAACAAGGCTTAGCAACAGCTGATAATAATAGATTTTTAAGACTATGGAATGAAGTAAGCTTTAGTAAAATCGGATATAATATCTCAAATTCACAAGAAGCCTTAGAAAGTAAAAAGAAATGGTTTCCATTTAATAAAGGTGGAGAATTTAGAAAATGGTATGGAAATCAAGAATACTTAGTTAATTGGGAAAATGATGGATATGAGATTAAAAATTTCTATGATGAAAAAGGAAAATTAAGATCAAGACCTCAAAATACAGAATATTATTTTAAAGAATCAATTTCTTGGGGACTTATTACATCAGCAGGATCTTCATTTAGATATTTTCCAAAAGGATTTATCTATGATGTTGCTGGAATGAGTTATTTTTTAGAAAAAAATCAGTTTAATTATTTAGGAATTTTAAACACAAAAATTTACACTGATTTGACTAAAATTATAAATCCTACTATAAATTTACAAGTTGGAGATGTTTTAGCTTTACCTGCAACTGAAATAAAAAATGAAAAATTTAATAAGCTAGTTCAACAAAATATAAATATCTCAAAAAAAGAATGGGATTCTAGAGAAACTTCTTGGGATTTTGAAAGATTATCTTTAATTGATGGAAAAGATTTAAGAACTGCTTTTGAAAATTATTGTTCTCATTGGAGAGATAATTTTGTTCAACTTCATAAAAATGAAGAAGAGTTAAATAGACTCTTTATAGAAATTTATGAATTGCAAGATGAAATGGATGAAAAAGTTTCTTTTGATGATATTACTATTTTAAAGAAAGAAGCTAAAATTGTTGAGATAGATAATAGTAAGGCTAGAGAATTTTCTAGTGAATCAGAAAAATATCTATATGATAGAGGAGTCAGTTTAGAATTCAATAAAGATGAACTTGTAAAACAATTCTTATCTTATGCTATTGGATGCATTATGGGAAGATATTCAACAAATAAGCCAGGTCTTATTATGGCAAATAGTGATGATGTCTTAGAATTATCTTCAAATAAATTTCTTGTTAAAGATGCTAATGGAGATATAAGACAAGAAGTTGAAACTAAGTTCCTATCTGACGAATTTGGAATTCTACCAATAACGGCTGAAAAAGATTTCTCAAATGATATAGTTGAAAGAGTAAAAGAATTTGTAAAATTTGTTTATGGAGAGGAAAGTCTAAAAGATAACCTTAATTTCATAGCAGAAGCACTGGGGAATAAGGATAATAAAAATCCTGAAGAGATCATTAGAACATACTTTATTAAAGATTTCTATGCAGATCATTTACAAAGATATCAAAAGAGACCTATCTATTGGTTGACAAATAGTGGTAAGAAAAATGCTCTTTCTTGTTTATTCTATATACACAGATATGAGCCTTTAACAGTTGCAAGAGTGAGAGCAGATTATTTGATTCCTTATCAAGAAATGCTTGAAAACAAAAGAAAGTTCATAGAAAGACAGTTATATGATGAAGACATAAGTGCAAAAGAAAAGAAAAATGTTGAAAAAGAATTAAAGGATCTTGATATCTTGTTAAAAGAATTAAGAGACTATGCTAATGAGGTAAAACATATAGCTGAACAAAAGATCCCATTAGATTTAGATGATGGTGTCAATGTAAACTATGAAAAACTAGAAGCTATTCTTAAAAAGAGATAA
- a CDS encoding cupin domain-containing protein: MKKLLFSTLLIGICLTGVASAKEKNPILLKQVYKKEELIALDKQNVAGGNGTLHGKFAFTRDMATEDEAIKEIGWMTLNKGESVGVHPHKNNEDTYIIISGEGIFTDGSGKETVVKAGDVTIARPNQSHGLRNEKNEPLVFLDIIAQNHALKAEK, encoded by the coding sequence ATGAAAAAATTACTATTTTCTACATTGCTTATCGGGATTTGTTTAACAGGAGTAGCTAGTGCAAAAGAAAAAAATCCAATTCTTTTAAAACAAGTATATAAGAAGGAAGAATTGATAGCATTAGACAAACAAAATGTAGCAGGAGGAAACGGAACTTTACATGGAAAATTTGCCTTTACTAGAGATATGGCTACTGAAGATGAAGCTATCAAAGAAATAGGTTGGATGACACTAAATAAGGGAGAATCTGTAGGAGTGCATCCTCATAAAAATAATGAAGACACTTACATCATTATTTCAGGGGAAGGAATCTTTACAGATGGTTCAGGAAAAGAAACAGTAGTTAAAGCAGGAGATGTAACTATTGCGAGACCAAATCAATCTCATGGACTTCGTAATGAAAAAAATGAGCCACTAGTATTTTTAGATATTATTGCTCAAAACCATGCTTTAAAAGCAGAAAAATAA
- the tsaD gene encoding tRNA (adenosine(37)-N6)-threonylcarbamoyltransferase complex transferase subunit TsaD encodes MIILGIESSCDETSIAVVRDGKEILSNNISSQIEIHKEYGGVVPEIASRQHIKNIATVLEESLEQAKITLDDVDYIAVTYAPGLIGALLVGLSFAKGLSYARNIPIIPVHHIKGHMYANFLEHEVELPCISLVVSGGHTNIIHIDENHKFTNIGETLDDAVGESCDKVARVLGLGYPGGPVIDKMYYKGDRNFLKITKPKVSRFDFSFSGIKTAIINFDNNMKMKNQEYKKEDLAASFLGTVVDILCDKTLDAAIEKNVKTIMLAGGVAANSLLRSQLTEKAAEKGIKVIYPSMKLCTDNAAMIAEAAYYKLKNAKNEEDCFAGLDLNGVASLMVSDEKAI; translated from the coding sequence ATGATTATTTTAGGTATAGAAAGTTCATGTGATGAAACTTCTATTGCAGTTGTAAGAGATGGAAAAGAAATTTTATCAAATAATATTTCTTCACAAATTGAAATTCATAAAGAATATGGTGGAGTTGTTCCAGAAATTGCTTCAAGACAACATATTAAAAATATAGCTACTGTCCTTGAAGAAAGTTTAGAACAAGCAAAGATTACTCTAGATGATGTGGACTATATTGCAGTGACATATGCACCAGGACTAATTGGAGCTTTACTTGTAGGACTTTCATTTGCTAAGGGACTGTCTTATGCAAGAAATATCCCTATTATACCTGTTCACCATATAAAAGGTCATATGTATGCAAACTTTTTAGAACATGAAGTAGAATTACCTTGTATTTCACTTGTTGTTTCTGGAGGACATACAAATATTATTCATATTGATGAAAACCATAAATTTACTAATATAGGTGAAACTTTAGATGATGCAGTTGGAGAAAGCTGTGACAAAGTTGCAAGAGTTTTAGGACTAGGTTATCCTGGTGGACCTGTTATAGATAAGATGTACTATAAGGGAGATAGAAACTTTTTAAAGATTACTAAGCCTAAAGTTTCAAGATTTGACTTTAGTTTCTCAGGAATAAAAACTGCTATTATAAATTTCGATAATAATATGAAAATGAAAAATCAAGAATATAAAAAAGAAGATCTAGCGGCTTCATTCTTAGGAACAGTTGTAGATATTCTTTGTGATAAAACTTTAGATGCAGCTATTGAAAAAAATGTAAAGACTATTATGCTTGCAGGAGGAGTTGCTGCAAACTCTCTATTGAGAAGTCAACTTACAGAAAAAGCAGCTGAAAAAGGAATTAAAGTTATATATCCAAGTATGAAACTATGTACAGATAATGCGGCTATGATAGCTGAGGCAGCATACTATAAGTTAAAAAATGCTAAAAATGAAGAAGATTGTTTTGCAGGTTTAGACTTAAATGGAGTTGCAAGTTTAATGGTTAGCGATGAAAAAGCCATATAA
- a CDS encoding regulatory protein RecX, producing the protein MRIQVKTVTIKGNKLFLENDKIIYLTKEMIAKFDLNGKTCLDDETFYSLIYFRIKLSAYNMLAKRDYFKKELKNKLIEKIGFADIVEDVVEDFEEKGYLDDYEKAKSYASQHSNYGAKKLSFIFCQMGVDREIISEILEDDKDNQIEKIKQLWYKLGNKEKQKKIESILRKGFLYGDIKKAISSIEEEEEE; encoded by the coding sequence ATGAGGATTCAAGTGAAGACAGTAACGATTAAGGGAAATAAACTTTTCCTTGAAAATGATAAAATTATCTATTTAACTAAAGAAATGATTGCTAAGTTTGATTTGAATGGAAAGACTTGTCTTGATGACGAGACTTTCTATTCTCTTATATATTTTAGAATAAAATTATCAGCTTACAATATGTTGGCGAAGAGAGATTACTTTAAAAAAGAATTAAAAAATAAATTGATAGAAAAAATTGGATTTGCAGATATAGTTGAAGATGTTGTAGAAGATTTTGAAGAAAAAGGCTATTTAGATGACTATGAAAAAGCGAAGTCTTATGCAAGTCAACATTCTAATTATGGAGCTAAAAAACTATCTTTTATTTTCTGTCAAATGGGTGTTGATAGAGAAATTATCTCTGAAATTTTAGAAGATGATAAGGATAATCAAATTGAAAAAATAAAGCAACTTTGGTATAAGTTAGGTAATAAAGAAAAGCAAAAGAAAATTGAAAGTATTTTAAGGAAAGGCTTCTTATATGGAGATATTAAAAAAGCTATATCTTCAATAGAAGAGGAGGAAGAAGAATGA
- the recA gene encoding recombinase RecA yields the protein MAAKKDKNTPDSKITDKEGKQKAVNDAMAAITKGFGAGLIMKLGEKSSMNVESIPTGSINLDIALGIGGVPKGRIIEVYGAESSGKTTLALHIIAEAQKQGGTVAFIDAEHALDPVYAKALGVDIDELLISQPDYGEQALEIADTLVRSGAIDLIVIDSVAALVPKAEIDGEMSDQQMGLQARLMSKGLRKLTGNLNKYKTTMIFINQIREKIGVTYGPTTTTTGGKALKFYASVRLEVKKMGTVKQGDDPIGSEVVVKVTKNKVAPPFKEAAFEILYGKGISRVGEIIDAAVARDIIVKAGSWFSFRDQSIGQGKEKVRIELESNPELLAQVEADLKEAISKGPVDKKKKKSKKELASDDVDTDDDELDEDSSEDSND from the coding sequence ATGGCAGCAAAAAAAGATAAAAATACCCCAGATTCAAAAATAACTGATAAAGAAGGAAAACAAAAAGCCGTTAATGATGCAATGGCAGCGATTACAAAAGGTTTTGGTGCTGGGCTTATTATGAAATTGGGAGAAAAGAGTTCTATGAATGTAGAATCTATCCCAACAGGTAGTATAAATTTGGATATAGCTTTAGGAATTGGTGGAGTACCTAAGGGAAGAATTATAGAAGTTTACGGAGCAGAAAGTTCTGGTAAAACTACTCTTGCTTTACATATCATAGCTGAAGCTCAAAAACAAGGTGGAACAGTTGCATTTATCGATGCTGAACATGCTTTAGATCCAGTTTATGCAAAAGCTTTAGGTGTAGATATAGATGAACTTTTAATATCTCAACCAGACTATGGAGAACAAGCACTTGAAATAGCAGATACTCTTGTTAGATCAGGGGCTATTGATTTAATAGTTATTGACTCAGTTGCAGCTCTTGTTCCAAAGGCAGAAATTGATGGAGAAATGTCTGATCAACAAATGGGATTACAAGCAAGACTTATGTCAAAAGGTTTAAGAAAATTAACAGGAAACCTTAATAAATATAAGACTACAATGATTTTTATTAACCAAATTAGAGAAAAAATTGGAGTAACTTATGGACCAACAACTACAACTACAGGAGGAAAAGCTCTTAAATTCTATGCTTCAGTAAGACTAGAAGTTAAGAAAATGGGTACTGTAAAACAAGGTGACGATCCAATAGGAAGTGAAGTTGTAGTAAAAGTAACTAAGAATAAGGTTGCACCTCCATTTAAAGAAGCAGCTTTTGAAATACTATATGGAAAAGGAATTTCAAGAGTAGGAGAAATTATAGATGCAGCTGTTGCAAGAGATATAATAGTTAAAGCTGGTTCTTGGTTTAGCTTTAGAGATCAAAGTATAGGTCAAGGAAAAGAAAAAGTAAGAATAGAATTAGAATCAAATCCAGAATTATTAGCACAAGTTGAAGCAGACTTAAAAGAAGCTATCTCAAAAGGGCCTGTTGATAAGAAAAAGAAAAAATCTAAAAAGGAACTTGCTTCTGATGATGTAGATACTGATGATGATGAATTAGATGAGGATTCAAGTGAAGACAGTAACGATTAA
- a CDS encoding glycosyltransferase family 9 protein — protein MENRKRILVIRLSSIGDVILTTPVLKAFKEKYPESIIDFLVIDKFKDAISLSPYVDNLLLFNKEKNDGLSNLIKFTKELSKNKYDYVFDLHSKFRSKIITFILSKFYNVKSYTYKKRAFWKSILVNMKLIKYEVDNTIVKNYFSAFKDFELKYQGEDLNFSFEPELKNKFEEYKGHIAFAVGASKETKKWTVEGFGKLAKKLYETYGKKIILVGGKEDYERCDTIEKISENSVINLAGKLSLKETGALLSQAKFLLTNDSGPFHIARGVGCKTFVIFGPTSPGMFDFGKNDILVYNKIECTPCSLHGDKVCPKKHFKCMKELSYEKVFKIIESKEW, from the coding sequence TTGGAAAATCGAAAAAGAATATTAGTTATAAGGTTAAGTTCAATAGGAGATGTAATACTCACAACTCCAGTGTTAAAAGCATTTAAAGAAAAATATCCTGAAAGTATAATTGATTTCTTAGTGATAGACAAATTTAAAGATGCAATAAGTTTATCGCCTTATGTAGATAATCTTCTGCTCTTTAATAAAGAGAAAAATGATGGTCTATCAAATTTAATAAAGTTTACTAAAGAACTTTCAAAAAATAAATATGACTATGTATTCGATTTACATTCTAAGTTTCGTTCAAAAATAATTACATTTATTTTGAGTAAATTCTACAATGTAAAATCGTATACCTATAAGAAAAGAGCTTTTTGGAAATCTATATTGGTCAATATGAAACTTATTAAATATGAAGTTGACAATACTATAGTTAAAAATTATTTTTCAGCTTTTAAAGATTTTGAGTTAAAATATCAGGGAGAAGATTTAAATTTTTCATTTGAACCTGAATTAAAAAATAAATTTGAAGAATATAAAGGTCATATAGCTTTTGCCGTTGGTGCTTCAAAAGAAACTAAAAAGTGGACAGTGGAAGGCTTTGGAAAACTAGCAAAAAAACTATATGAAACTTATGGCAAAAAAATAATTTTAGTTGGTGGCAAAGAAGATTATGAAAGATGTGATACAATAGAGAAAATAAGTGAAAATTCTGTTATTAATTTAGCAGGGAAATTAAGTCTAAAGGAGACAGGAGCTCTACTATCACAGGCAAAATTTTTACTTACAAATGATTCAGGACCTTTTCATATCGCAAGAGGTGTAGGTTGTAAAACATTTGTAATATTTGGACCCACAAGTCCAGGAATGTTTGATTTTGGAAAAAATGATATTTTAGTCTATAATAAGATTGAATGTACACCTTGTAGTTTACATGGTGATAAAGTTTGTCCCAAAAAACATTTTAAATGTATGAAAGAATTAAGTTATGAAAAAGTTTTTAAAATAATAGAAAGTAAGGAGTGGTAA
- a CDS encoding lipopolysaccharide core heptose(II) kinase RfaY, which translates to MSKNKIPEKIIKVLKDDHRSYVYVFELEPYGDKKFVYKESREKNKRKWQRFLNFFRGSESKREYYQMEKINSLGLKTAKPVFYNKEYLMYEYIEGNEPTIDDIDLVVKELKKIHSMGYLHGDSHINNFLISPEKEVYIIDSKFQKNKYGKFGEIFEMMYLEDSVGIEIDYDKKSFYYKGAMLLRKYLTFFSKLKNIIRGK; encoded by the coding sequence ATGAGTAAAAATAAGATTCCAGAAAAAATTATAAAAGTTTTAAAAGATGATCATAGAAGTTATGTATACGTCTTTGAATTAGAGCCTTATGGCGATAAAAAATTTGTATATAAAGAGTCAAGAGAAAAAAATAAAAGAAAATGGCAAAGATTTTTAAATTTTTTTAGGGGTTCTGAGAGTAAAAGAGAATATTATCAAATGGAGAAAATAAATTCTTTGGGACTTAAAACAGCAAAACCTGTTTTCTATAATAAAGAGTACTTAATGTATGAGTATATTGAAGGAAATGAACCAACAATAGACGACATTGACTTGGTAGTAAAAGAGTTAAAAAAAATACATTCTATGGGATATTTGCATGGAGATTCACATATTAATAATTTTTTAATATCTCCTGAAAAAGAAGTATATATAATCGATTCAAAATTTCAGAAAAATAAATATGGAAAATTTGGAGAAATCTTCGAAATGATGTATTTAGAGGACAGTGTAGGAATAGAAATTGATTATGATAAAAAAAGTTTTTATTACAAAGGTGCAATGTTACTTAGAAAATATTTAACTTTTTTTTCAAAATTAAAAAATATAATTAGAGGAAAATAA